CATCCAGATTGAAAGGCTTCAGAGAACCACGAATCACACGAACCACACGAAAAAAGCGCCGGGTGGCAGAAGTTTAGAACCTCCTCTTCCCGGCCTTCTCCTCCGGCTACGCTCGGAAGAGAAGGAGAATCTTAAAGGCAGTCGCCCTGTTTTCGTGTGATTAGTGTGATTCGTGGTTAATAATTCCCTCCGCCCACCTTGCCTTCAATTCGCGCAATTAGCGGGATTCGCGTAAACCCGTTTTCCCCTCTGCATCCGGACGAAAAGCTTCAGAGAACCACGAATCACACGAACCACACGAAAAAAGCGCCGGGTGGCAGAAGTTTAGAACCTCCTCTTCCCGGCCTTCTCCTCCGGCTGCGCTCGGAAGAGAAGAAGAATCTTAAAGGCAGTGCCCTGTTTTCGTGTGATTAGTGTGATTCGTGGTTAAAATTCCCTCCTCCACCTTGCCTTCAATTCGGCAATTAGCGGAATTCGCGTAAACCCGTTTTACCCGGGCCCAGGCGCCTACGGAATCCGTGCACGATAAAAGAATTATGTGCCGTGCTGCCGGATTCGGTTCCCGGTCATCAGGTGCTTCAGACGGTCAGGGCACATATTTGGGCCGGGAACAAAATATCGATTATGTTCCGCGGAACAATCGATAAACACCCGGCGTGTGACGCCGCCAAACGAGCGAAACGCGTTATCCAAGCACCGGATGAAGTTCTCCGTGGTCTGACGCCAAACCACTTCACTGTAGCCCTTGCGCGAATGACTCAGCACCACCCAGAAGAGGTGCGGGCGACGACGCTTGCCATCCTCAACGACAAAGGCGCCCTGCCCGAAATCCACCTGCGCTTCAGCTCCCGGCTCAACCTCCATGCGTCGAAACGGCAACTCCATCGTCTTGCCCAGACGGCGGGTGAATCGCCATACCGAATCATAGGTCCCGCCAAACTCACATCTGATGCCAGATCCTGGTAGATGCGCCGAATCGACAAGCCCGAAGCCAGTGCCGCTTCAATCCTTCCTTCCACGGCTCGCACAGGCTTTCCGGCCCGAAATTGGCCAACTCCAACGCTCCAGCGCCGGCCACCAGATCAACGGCAGATCCGGTTCGCGGGTTGTTGGGTGATTTTGCTTCCTGCTCCGCCGCTAGATAGCGGCGCACAGTTACGCGGTCCACGCGCAGTTCGCGCGCAATCCTGCGTTTAGACCAGCCCTGTCGATGCAGGGCAACAATCGTTTCCTGCTGATTCACTTTGAGTTGATTCATTGCCCCGTCGTGTTCCCAAATCAGGAACACTCAGAGCAACTTCTCGCCTCAAAGGGTGGGTGATTTTCACCCGCGAATTGGTGGGTGACTTTGCCCGCGAACTAACATTCTCACGCTGGCGTCGCGGACTCTAAATCGTGGGAGTCGCCAACGAAGATGGATCACGAGCTCAACTGATTCACTGCGTTGGAGAAGGTTTCAGTGACGCGGCGGTCGCGAGCCGTCTTCAAAGCCTCGACCATCAATTCCATCGGTGGCTTTTCGGGTTCCCACTCTGCGCCTGAACAAAGTTCATTCACTGACAATTTGAACGTCCTTCGCGGGATCAGCGACTTTGCCGCCTTTCAGAACGACCCGACTGAACACAATCTTCGCCGAAATGTTCGTTGAGGCGAATGGCTTCTGAGCGTTCACGACAAAATTGAATGTGTTCGTTGAACCGGATTTTAGGCCGCGTGTCCCCTCGCTGCCGTTGATTACCCAGCGCGTGCCTTGGGCGACGACTTTACCTTCCACATCGGTCAGGAAAACAGCGGCGCGGGCAGACTCCACTGTTTCGGCAAAATTGTTTTTCAAAACTAGCGGCACGATTGCCTTTTGGCCCGCGACCAGTGTTTTAGAGACTTCAACCACCAATTGAGCTTCTGCTGAAACCGACGCCAACAAAAACGCCAGAAATGCCTTCATTTTGGGACACCATTCTGATTCCGATTTTGATTTCGAACTGCGTTTACCTGCGACCGTTCCTTAGCAAATTGATCGAGGTCCGTGCCGTCTGGGATACGAACGTAATTTGTCGGTGGCGCAAAAAGGAACGGATGTGGCGTGCCAAGTTGAACCTTTCGAAAGTGCATTAAACGAATACTGTTTCGGGTGCGGCAAAGAATTTGGAGCGGAAAGTCCTGAAGGTCGCTTGCGTAAGAGATGATTGCCTGTTCCGCAGGGCGATTTGGTTCCGTAACTTCAACTAACGTCTTTAAGCACGTGTGCCCATCTATAACTTCATTCGTCAACACCGTTTGCTTCTGAATCGACACTCTCGCTGTTTTCAACTGTTCCTGTGCGTAAACAGATGGGTCGATTAAAGATTCTTCATAGGCAGCTAAATCTGGAAACATCACGTATGATTTCTGCTCTGCCGCAAGCACGATGATTCGTCCGACCCCAATGCGCTTCATGGCTTGGCGATGTTCTTCCGGTATTTGCACCATCGAATCTAAGAGAACATCAAAGCGCATACATCCCTTCTTCACTGCAATTCCCATTGCCATTTGCATCCGAGGCGCGCCATTGGAGTCAAATTCCCGCAATTGGAGAACGCCGGAGAAGTCGGGCGTGTTCTCGGTGAATCTTTCTATAAACGGCTGCAACTTGGGAATCACGTTCGCCATCGCACGAAGGTCGGCAGCATAGCCGCGCAGCGGAAACCAGCAACAGAAGGAAATGATTACTGCTGTTTTAATAATATGATTTTTCATGTCATGCATCGTTTTGGCGGCTCACAATGGAAATTTTGCTTTCGCGGAACATCCTGTGCCAGCCACGACTGATAGAAAACGGGATTTCATTTCGCTCGCAAGAAGGCAACCAAGGCACAAGCAGCGAAACCAACCGCCAAGCCGTAACAGAGCAGTGGGAGTGGCTTTCTTGACAGAAAACTAGACCACGTTCTGGTTTCACGACCACGAGACAGACTCGGAAGCATCATCCCTCCAACAGAAAACAGAATCGCCGCGGTTAGGTATTTGACACTCATCGGCACGAGCGTTTGACCATAGTATCTGCCATGACGATTTGGTGCATTTCGCAGAATTTCTTTACATCGGAAGTATGCGGCCTTGGAAAGATTAAGAGACCGGCCTTAAACGAGCGTAATTCCAAGTCAACATCGTTTGTATTGCCGACAATGGCCCAAAGTTCTTTTCCGTATCCGAAATTCGCATGAACCATTTTTGCAATACGATGCGGATAAATCTGAATTTCGTTCCATGTTGATATTTTTCCTACGCGCATTAACAGTCTGCGCCGTCTGCTGGATTGGAAAAGCTTGGTGACGATCAGGAGAACCATGCCCAAGCCAGCAATTATCAAAAGAATCAAAATGAAATTCATGCACTTTCAGTGATTACCATAGTACCAAAGCCCGCCAACGGTAGAACCGGTACCCAGCACGGTAGCCGTCTGACCGAAAGACATCGAACCAAACGCGGAGATCGGCGCAAGCAAAGTCTGTCCATACTGGCCTGCCGTGAAGGAACCATAGGCGTAAGCAGCAACTTCCTCGGCGTAGAGCGGAAAAGCGCCAATGACTGGTAGCCTTCCTGAGGACGCCGCGAAATTTGGGTATCTTTCAGCGATAGCCGCGTGAAATCCCTCGTGTGCAATGGTGTTGAGACGATCCGCTCCGGTTAGGCCAGGATCAATCCAAATCCGCAGATTTGAGATGGTAGCATTCTCAATCCCAACTGAATCTAGCAGCCGGTTTCCGGTAGGGGCAAACGTCATATCGTATGTTGTTAACCCCACTGTCTTACCCGATTTCGCGGCTGTTGTTTCGGCGAAGGCCAGCGCACTTCCTCGTCCAAACCGTCCAGCCTGCCCGAACTCGCCTCCCAGAAGAAAACTTCCCAGTGTTCCTGCCGTGTATCCCGCGCGATAGGAACCCGAATTGCCCTCCCCACCTGACATTCCAGTCCCGAGCTGTTCAAGGTTTCCCATCGAAGAACCGAAGTTCTGATAAGCCCAATCGGGTTCAAATGGGCTGGTAACTGCATACAACGCGGCCCCACTGGCATCGTTCGCCAGATTCCAAATTCCGGCCATGGTATTTCCAAAATTGGCGGTCTGCTCTCCGAACGTGTTGTAAGCCCATTCGGGTGCGAACGAAGAACTGAGCGCATACGCCAGCGCCCCCGCTGAATTGTTTATCAACCCAGAGATGCCATACGCCATATCCAGCCCGGCACTGCCCACACCTTTTCCGAAACGTCCGTCGGCATCGAAGTAGTATGCGGGGTTTTGCCGGAAGGCCGTAAACAGCGCTTTGTCCGATTCATGGCCGAGCGGGTCTGCTGCAAGGAATGCTTTGCCGATTGGATCGTAAGGACGGACGCCAAGCTGAATCAGATTGGCGACATTCATTGGGCGCGTGCGCCAAGCCAGACTTTCAAACAGCGGGACGTTCAATTGAATCCTCGGCGGCGCGTAACCTTCCACCGGCGCGTAAAGGTTCGCACGGGAAGGATTCCAGCGCATGATTCCGTTTGTCACGGCACCCAGCACGTTGCCGAAGGCATCGTTCACAATGGGAACAAAGATGCTGAAAGGCGGGGAGGTGATCGTTTCCAGCCCGCCAATACCATGAGCACCGCCGTAGCTGCCGCTCATGTCTGGACCGTAGGCGAGCCATTCCTGACGGCTGAATGCGCCTTGGCTGGCTCGAATCCCGATGATTTGAAATTCGACGTGCGGGTCATAATGGTAGGTGACGCTAAGCGGCGCGGGGCTTGCCGGAAGCGCCCAATAATTCGTCACCATGGTTTCGGTCGTTTGGATTTGTCGGCCCAAGCCGTCGAAGGTGGAAACGAAGTTGAATCCGTTCCCGTTCGCGTCGCGTTCGGTGATTTTCGCCAGCCGCCCAAAACCATCCCAAACCAGGCTTTGAGTTTTGAGAATCGTTCCGTCGGTTTTGCGCCAGATGCGATTCGTCACGTTGCCGGAACCGTCATATTGGTTTTCCTCCCGGTCAGTGGCACCCGCTGAAACCGTGAAGACGGTTGAGCGATTCGTGGTGAATGCGCCGCTCGGATGATCCGCATATACGATGAGCGAATTGCTCATGCCAGGCTTAAGCGCCATGTCCGCCTGCCAAACACTGCTTGAGCGAGGATCATAGCGAACGTCCACCGGCTGGCCGTTCACGAAGCCGCGCAGCCTGGAGGCGCCATTTACGAAACCGTCAGCCGTGCGATGAATTGCGGAGTTGGTCGCGGTGGCAATTCGCGAGAAACCGTCACGAGCAGCGGACCAGGTATTCGAAGCCGCGCCAGTGGAAGCGGTTCGCGTGAGAACGCCGAGGCCGTTTGCTTCTGTGTTGTCGAATGTGTAGCTGTTCGTGACAGCCGAGCCGTTTCCGAGATTGAATGTCTCGGAAAGGAGCCGTCGCGTTGTGGCTTCGTATCCAAAGCGGCGTGTGTCGGTGAAGTCACTTCGGGCGGCAACATAGTTGGCCGGCATTCCATCGCCGGTCCAAGACCATGTTTCCGTAAGCGCCGTAAGCAAGCTCGCACGGGTCGTGCGCTGCAAGGGACGGCCCATTCCGTCGCGCTGATCCACTGTGACCGCGCGCGTCCCGTTGGTGCGGCCAATCATCAGGCCATTGTCACCATAGCCGAACGTGGAATTGTTCACGCCGCTCATCAAACCGTCGGCACGATACTTGAAATTCATTCCGTCAGCTTGGTTGCGCCGTGCGGCAGAATTCCACGCCTGCCAAACCGGAATGAGCGCACCGCCGTTGACGTAAACCTGTTGCAGGATCATTTGACTGTAAGGATCAAAGGCGTGCTCGATGGTCACTGCCGCGCCGGTGCCGGGCACGGTGTAGAATTGGGAAACTTCCGTGAGCAATCCGCGAGCGTCATACAGCCATGCGCAACTCATCTTCTGTTCTGCAAGCGGGCCGCTCGTCGTTACACTCGCCACGCGCAGCCAATCGTCATAGGCGTTGGTACGAACGACGCCATTGCCTTCGGCTGCTGTCTTCAGCAATCCGGCCCAAGCATCGCCCGACGGATAATAGCTGTAGGTCTTCTGCCGAGAGATTGCGGTTCCATCGCTCAACTGTTCACTCTCAATCTGTCCGGCGCTGTTGTAGCTGCCGGACCAAGTGAGATTGCGCGGCATCGCGCGGCTGATGACGTTTCCTGCGGCGTCATAACCGAACTCGGTGACAGAGCCGTCCGCTTCCGTCCGGCTGGTAACGCGGTGCAGCCCGTCGAACTGACTGCTGACAACCGAGAACAAGGCCAAGGCATTGTTCGTGGCGGCGTATCGGGCAACAGAGACCGGATTACCGCCAAGGTCGTAATCTGTGCGCGTGAATTCTCGGGCGTTGGAAGCGGGATAACCCAAAGCGAGAACGGTTCGCCCATCATTGTCCGTGAACGCGGTGTTCACTATTGCACTGCTGCCCGTCCCATTGGTGACAGTGGTTCCGTGATGATTTCGGGCGTACGCTGTGCGCGTGACACGAACGGGCGCTATACCGTTGGAACTAAAGATTTCAACGCTCACCGGGCGGCTAAGGGCGTCGTTGACCGATACGGTTTTTTCACCAAGAGCATTGCTAACGATCAGCGTCTTGCTGCTGGCGCCATACACGTAACTTGAAATTTGCTGAACTACATTCGTCACGTAGTTCGTGCCCGCCGGGTCCATGCCTTCCAGCGAAAGACTTTCAATCCTCGGACCAACGCTCGTCTTGATCCGGTCCAACCCGTCAAAGGTGGTGTAGAAAACGTTCGTGGCAGCGTCGATTGTTTGAATCGCGTTGCCGCGCCGATCCGCGATTACCACATTTGTGGAAAGTGCGACGTTTCCAGCGGAGTAAAAGACCTTGGAAGTCTTGCGGGCCGCATCATCGTAAACGGTTTCCACATACGCACCGTTGCCTTGGATTTCGCGATGGATGCGGCCATCCACGTAGTAACGCCATGCGTTCGTGGAACCATTTGCATTACGGCGAAATCTCGGTTTGCCCTGCGAAGTGTACTGGGTTTCCGATACGCCACCCAAGGCGTTCGTATGGAAACGGATTTGCCCGCCCGGTTCATAAGCAAATCCTTCGCTGCTGAGAATTGTTGAACCGTCCGCGTCGTGGAACACCCGGCGGGTCAATCTGCCAAGCGCATCCCAAGTATTTGTGGTGATCGCGCCGGATGAATCCCGCGTCCGGGTGAGATTGCCGAAAGCGTCATACTCCCTGAAGCTCTGTGCGTAGAGATCGGTAGCCGCGCGAACGCCGGTTCCGTCGTCATTGGCTTCCGAGCGCCAGCGGACTTCAGTGATGAGCCGCCCGGCTCCGTCGTAATCCCGCCAAACATAATCTTCGGGATCGAAACGCGGTCCGTCGCTCCATGTGAGTTCGCCGTTTTCGTTGTAGTACGAATGTTCCCATGAGAGCGGAGATGAATTCGCATTCTCGTAAACCTCGCGATATCGCGGGCGTCCCATGGGATCATGGTTGAAGCGGGTTACGCGGCCATCGCCATCAATGGTTTCAAATAGTTCGCCACGGTCGTTGTATCCGAAAGTGTTGGTAACGGCGGGATCTCCGGTTCCTGTGTAGCTGATGGATTGCAGCGTGTAGCCTCGACCATCATTCACCCATTCGTTTGTCGCGGCATCGGTGGTGCCCAACGCCCGAATCTGCTGCTTGCGCAGGCCAAAAGCTATGTTCGTCCGAAGCGTTGCACCCAATAGCGCGGTGTTCGTGACGTTCTCATAAACGAAACGGTTCGAAGCGATGATCGTGGAACCGGCCAGCCGCACCACATACTCCGGCAACAGTGGATACTGTGAATGATAAAACGTCTGAACCTTATTCCCAACTGCATCGACGACTTCGACCGGCAGGTTCTGGGCGTTGTAAACGGTCGTGTTCGTGGCCGAAACAACAGCACCCGAGCCGGTCAAATCGCCGGTGACGATGATGTTCGTCGCGTTCCCATTCGCGTCATACCTGAAAGTCGTTACGAGACCCCGCTCGTCGGTTCGTGATTCTAAACTACGCGGGTGGTATCCCGGCTTGGCTGTCTCGGTCGGCTCGTACCAATCCTGAACAATAGGCTGACCAAGAGAGTCGGCAATCTTCGTTATCAGACCGTTCGTGTAGTCATAGCGGTTGGTGTTGTTGAACACGTCCTTGACGACCGTGAACCCGGAAATCGTGTTGGTGAAGGAATTCGTGAAGTTGAAGTTGTTCGAGTAAACGAACGTGGCGTTCCGCACGAGCAACAGGTCCGGGCCGACCGTCGCCCATTGATTCGTCACCCGCCGGTGTGCGTCATACTCATTTTTCAGAACGCGGCCATCCGGTTTGATTTCTTTCAGAACCAGGTGCGTTGAATAAAAATTCGTTGTCACGACCGAGCCGTTCGTCACGGTCATCGTCTTGTGTTCGTACTCGTATCGGATTTCTGCGGAATCCGGCAAAGTAACCGTCACGAGATCGCCGTGCTGGTCGTAATCATAGGAGATGCGCCGTCCGTCTCCAGTGTAGCTATCTACAATGTGCCCATACACGTCGTATTCGAACCCGAGGAACGATCCGTTGCTGCTTTGAATACGGCGGTTCTCGCCGAAATCAGGCTTCGTTGAGTCCGTTCCATACTCGAAGGTGAAGAAGTTGCCGCGCGAATCCTCCCATTTCGTCAGGTATGGCCGGGTGCGGCTGATGCCACCACCGATGAAGCTCATTACCTTGAACGTGCGCTTCTCGCCCATGGCAGTGTTCAGGGTGTAAAAGGTATCCGCACCGGCCGTCGCTTTTACTATCCGTTGCTGAAAACGGTTCGCCACTGAGCCGATTCCCAAATTGGAATTGTTGTTCAATTCTGGATTGAGTGAAGCCGACGGCAGAAAAACGTTCACATTCGTTGCCGTCTTTTCATACGCGATCACGGCCCCGTCAGGTTCGGCTGCATAGATGATGTTCGATGTCGCGTTTACGCAGAGATAAGGCATGTAGTTCAGCTTCCATCCATAGCCGAACTGATTATCGGCGAGATTGTGGCTGGAGTAATTGCGACTGACTTTGAGCGGCATGGAACCGGGAAGCCCGATGTCATCGGCTTTGATGTAGAATTCGCCGGTGACGGCGTGGACCGGATCGGCGATGGGACTTCCCCATTGGGTGATTGCGTCCATCACGGTGCCAAACCAACCATCGTCTTCGATTGTTCTGACAGCCTGACCAAAATCCATGTTTGGCGCTCCCAGTGATGCCATTCCCATTTCGTCGAGCGTTTGTGATGCAAACAAAAGCTGATACTGGCTCAACGTCAAAAGGTTTGCTTCGGCAGCATCAGCCACTTCCCCGGCGTTGTAATTGGCGTAGCTGTCCGGCGCTGCGGTTTTGTCGCTTGCACTCGGAGGATTCAAATCCACCGAGAAGTTGTTTTCTGAATCCAGGCCGAGAGAAATGTTCGGCGTGTTGCCAAGCGCCAAGGAATCGTCATCCAGATTTGCGCCCCAGCCGCCGTTCTTTTCACCGATGGCCGCTGCACCACCGGCAGGTTCAAGAATGAAGGCAGCCAAACCGCGAAACGATTTCGTGGCATTCGTTACCGCTCCGGGTGTCATGTAAACCTGAACGAAGTTGTAGTTCGTGTCAGTGTAGTAGTTGAATGAGTTGGTGATCTTCGCCCAGAGGCTGGGAATGTGATCCTTGAGCTTGGTCGAAGCGCCGATTGGATAGTTCTTATTTCCTTCGCCGATATAGTTGTTCTTGTCCAAGAGCAGAATTCCCGGCTGGCCGTTTGTGGCCGATTTGGCCTGTGCGATTTGAAGCAACTTTACCGTCGAGACGGCGTCAGTTTGGCGGAAGAATTTATTGATGGCGTTATGCTCCTGAGCGGAGCCGTTAGCCATCCACAAGTGAAAATAGTCATCGTTGGGAACCATTCCGTCATCGCCAGAATCCAGCCGGACGGTCGT
This DNA window, taken from Verrucomicrobiia bacterium, encodes the following:
- a CDS encoding helix-turn-helix domain-containing protein; translated protein: MNQLKVNQQETIVALHRQGWSKRRIARELRVDRVTVRRYLAAEQEAKSPNNPRTGSAVDLVAGAGALELANFGPESLCEPWKEGLKRHWLRACRFGASTRIWHQM
- a CDS encoding DUF6531 domain-containing protein, coding for MAPQIIGSIRFVFALAAAMFCASELSAQTNAARTGRFYRGTGTDTSHQSFVLPLDFQKGVALDNVGGNSTNLFPGIFWGLMRYHYDAENPASANDPSLRIPFDAPIVAFGGRVGGSPLYYDHDYHFGTYAGVPHSSYDTNTVGINIYRADDRQLVAAMRFPVPRTPTDTNAWRSFLTNGFQTNITAFGLSTTIRFDESFVLWGLNYPAGAFHITHRATKTATNYLYVVVGLGSNRGAWMATDTNGFGAWSRLYSLEFQERPPWHAVYLDQPHFSGSPVPSVYRGKSVEELLTNSPPVTNVVSLSPSVCTNLDASPELRLHPLLNQFVTDMRGDPIALANFVQNEISLCDAIAYKDNGAVSDISINCGGVNRGALATFMERQGSPTEQCALLVYLLRRAGVPAAYMFGADNGVKMTDAQLSALLRMQIRGAINSAEFGNLQPYTTNSIIPVNYPWVAAYIGTNWIHLFPWLKDTQVMEGLWLYDYMPSGYKTSYQWVRDYLRGRTNIMSLSAEDDTPEKLFPLFVQQMLDANAPGISMDDLGMKFANRRHLFSRWTDFPRPLVVTNISVAIESLGSSSITNVNPRLTNIFDSVSVKVTSAANSSKTLSSGPLRMVDLHNRQFVLRHEKITSTTHRMILCLEAFRTDATGIGNFSNDPNLLKAQSLTNANLTSSDDILNVEIVHNRHRSLPVGFVRPNHSVPYLGMSESITITNTRTIRKGDLSAICLNAGKVTPQMLRVHAEKLWNMERTLNINPSATNSLSPDIYHGALAYLFGMAFNERISRFDEVNQRLHKVQVGSQISSGLAGLRAKRTSGALPNGDIDLVQPSLDIFYKEVVILGNTTVRLDSGDDGMVPNDDYFHLWMANGSAQEHNAINKFFRQTDAVSTVKLLQIAQAKSATNGQPGILLLDKNNYIGEGNKNYPIGASTKLKDHIPSLWAKITNSFNYYTDTNYNFVQVYMTPGAVTNATKSFRGLAAFILEPAGGAAAIGEKNGGWGANLDDDSLALGNTPNISLGLDSENNFSVDLNPPSASDKTAAPDSYANYNAGEVADAAEANLLTLSQYQLLFASQTLDEMGMASLGAPNMDFGQAVRTIEDDGWFGTVMDAITQWGSPIADPVHAVTGEFYIKADDIGLPGSMPLKVSRNYSSHNLADNQFGYGWKLNYMPYLCVNATSNIIYAAEPDGAVIAYEKTATNVNVFLPSASLNPELNNNSNLGIGSVANRFQQRIVKATAGADTFYTLNTAMGEKRTFKVMSFIGGGISRTRPYLTKWEDSRGNFFTFEYGTDSTKPDFGENRRIQSSNGSFLGFEYDVYGHIVDSYTGDGRRISYDYDQHGDLVTVTLPDSAEIRYEYEHKTMTVTNGSVVTTNFYSTHLVLKEIKPDGRVLKNEYDAHRRVTNQWATVGPDLLLVRNATFVYSNNFNFTNSFTNTISGFTVVKDVFNNTNRYDYTNGLITKIADSLGQPIVQDWYEPTETAKPGYHPRSLESRTDERGLVTTFRYDANGNATNIIVTGDLTGSGAVVSATNTTVYNAQNLPVEVVDAVGNKVQTFYHSQYPLLPEYVVRLAGSTIIASNRFVYENVTNTALLGATLRTNIAFGLRKQQIRALGTTDAATNEWVNDGRGYTLQSISYTGTGDPAVTNTFGYNDRGELFETIDGDGRVTRFNHDPMGRPRYREVYENANSSPLSWEHSYYNENGELTWSDGPRFDPEDYVWRDYDGAGRLITEVRWRSEANDDGTGVRAATDLYAQSFREYDAFGNLTRTRDSSGAITTNTWDALGRLTRRVFHDADGSTILSSEGFAYEPGGQIRFHTNALGGVSETQYTSQGKPRFRRNANGSTNAWRYYVDGRIHREIQGNGAYVETVYDDAARKTSKVFYSAGNVALSTNVVIADRRGNAIQTIDAATNVFYTTFDGLDRIKTSVGPRIESLSLEGMDPAGTNYVTNVVQQISSYVYGASSKTLIVSNALGEKTVSVNDALSRPVSVEIFSSNGIAPVRVTRTAYARNHHGTTVTNGTGSSAIVNTAFTDNDGRTVLALGYPASNAREFTRTDYDLGGNPVSVARYAATNNALALFSVVSSQFDGLHRVTSRTEADGSVTEFGYDAAGNVISRAMPRNLTWSGSYNSAGQIESEQLSDGTAISRQKTYSYYPSGDAWAGLLKTAAEGNGVVRTNAYDDWLRVASVTTSGPLAEQKMSCAWLYDARGLLTEVSQFYTVPGTGAAVTIEHAFDPYSQMILQQVYVNGGALIPVWQAWNSAARRNQADGMNFKYRADGLMSGVNNSTFGYGDNGLMIGRTNGTRAVTVDQRDGMGRPLQRTTRASLLTALTETWSWTGDGMPANYVAARSDFTDTRRFGYEATTRRLLSETFNLGNGSAVTNSYTFDNTEANGLGVLTRTASTGAASNTWSAARDGFSRIATATNSAIHRTADGFVNGASRLRGFVNGQPVDVRYDPRSSSVWQADMALKPGMSNSLIVYADHPSGAFTTNRSTVFTVSAGATDREENQYDGSGNVTNRIWRKTDGTILKTQSLVWDGFGRLAKITERDANGNGFNFVSTFDGLGRQIQTTETMVTNYWALPASPAPLSVTYHYDPHVEFQIIGIRASQGAFSRQEWLAYGPDMSGSYGGAHGIGGLETITSPPFSIFVPIVNDAFGNVLGAVTNGIMRWNPSRANLYAPVEGYAPPRIQLNVPLFESLAWRTRPMNVANLIQLGVRPYDPIGKAFLAADPLGHESDKALFTAFRQNPAYYFDADGRFGKGVGSAGLDMAYGISGLINNSAGALAYALSSSFAPEWAYNTFGEQTANFGNTMAGIWNLANDASGAALYAVTSPFEPDWAYQNFGSSMGNLEQLGTGMSGGEGNSGSYRAGYTAGTLGSFLLGGEFGQAGRFGRGSALAFAETTAAKSGKTVGLTTYDMTFAPTGNRLLDSVGIENATISNLRIWIDPGLTGADRLNTIAHEGFHAAIAERYPNFAASSGRLPVIGAFPLYAEEVAAYAYGSFTAGQYGQTLLAPISAFGSMSFGQTATVLGTGSTVGGLWYYGNH